The Aggregatilinea lenta genome includes a region encoding these proteins:
- a CDS encoding tetratricopeptide repeat protein, giving the protein MGLSTTDLLSASKEFLDLYKAGKSAARQGNREEAHDLFRRAIELDPYHEQVWLWLASVVDNDEDKRVCFENVLQLNPSNPTARQHLQRIEEKEAVAEVRRRMIAPPLSTDDAPVRQSSRLWRWTRRVMLVVTLSAVTVVAIVALNVLL; this is encoded by the coding sequence ATGGGTCTTTCGACCACAGATCTGCTCAGCGCCTCGAAGGAATTCTTGGATCTTTATAAGGCCGGGAAGTCGGCGGCTCGCCAGGGGAACCGGGAAGAAGCGCACGACTTGTTCCGGCGGGCGATTGAGCTTGATCCCTACCACGAACAGGTCTGGCTGTGGTTGGCGAGTGTGGTAGACAACGACGAGGACAAGCGCGTGTGTTTTGAGAACGTGCTTCAGCTCAATCCGTCAAATCCCACCGCGCGGCAGCACCTTCAGCGGATCGAAGAGAAAGAAGCCGTCGCCGAAGTCCGGCGGCGCATGATTGCTCCCCCCCTATCCACAGACGACGCTCCCGTTCGCCAGTCGTCACGCCTGTGGCGCTGGACCCGGCGCGTGATGCTGGTCGTCACGTTGTCTGCGGTGACCGTCGTGGCGATTGTGGCGCTCAACGTGCTGCTCTAG
- a CDS encoding tetratricopeptide repeat protein, with amino-acid sequence MLDDFDQQDASSPNLEQLMQIGIQSARQGNAENARVIFQQILDADKNNERGWLWMASVAESSADRIRYLRTVLTINPDNRTAQRELKKVESRTRSNNSRVLAYGSIALAVSLILIAVAVIALVVL; translated from the coding sequence ATGTTAGACGACTTTGACCAGCAGGATGCCAGCTCGCCCAACCTCGAACAGCTGATGCAGATCGGCATTCAATCCGCGCGGCAGGGCAACGCGGAAAATGCCCGCGTCATTTTTCAGCAAATCCTCGACGCCGACAAGAACAACGAACGCGGGTGGCTGTGGATGGCTTCTGTGGCCGAGTCCTCCGCCGACCGGATTCGCTATCTGCGCACCGTGCTGACCATCAACCCGGACAATCGCACGGCGCAGCGCGAACTGAAAAAGGTCGAGTCGCGCACGAGGTCCAACAACAGCCGGGTGCTGGCCTATGGCAGCATTGCGCTGGCCGTCAGCCTGATCCTCATCGCCGTCGCCGTCATCGCGCTCGTCGTACTCTAG
- a CDS encoding carbohydrate kinase family protein has product MEADQPVLVIGASGIDIKGRPLEPLQMGRSNQGAVRTTVGGVARNIAENLARLEVPTVLLSAVGDDHSGEILLKRTQDTGVDTSYVLRLPDKPTGSYLALVDSDGQLIVSLSDYDIVSAISSSYLLQQRELFEQASMIAIDANLSVKAMATVFRLAKRYDVPVCVDPTSPTLAAKLLAHLPQINMIAPDIYEAATLLRADITPLPDRDAAVGLAQRIINTGVNIAIVTLAEYGLAYADGSGAGHIPALRTPVVDKTGAGDALTAAVIFGLLNEMPLDEAMRLGIAAASLTLRTRETVAVDLSLDQLYDALVV; this is encoded by the coding sequence ATGGAGGCCGACCAGCCGGTCCTGGTTATCGGGGCATCCGGCATCGACATTAAGGGACGCCCGCTTGAGCCGCTCCAGATGGGCCGCTCAAATCAGGGCGCGGTCCGCACCACTGTCGGCGGCGTGGCGCGGAATATCGCGGAGAACCTCGCTCGCCTGGAAGTTCCCACGGTGTTGCTGTCCGCCGTCGGCGATGATCACAGCGGCGAGATTTTGCTCAAGCGCACGCAGGACACCGGCGTAGACACCAGCTATGTGCTGCGCCTGCCGGACAAACCCACCGGCTCGTACCTGGCACTAGTGGACAGTGACGGGCAGCTGATTGTCTCTCTCAGCGACTACGACATCGTGTCCGCGATCTCGTCCTCCTACTTGCTCCAGCAGCGGGAATTGTTCGAGCAGGCGTCAATGATCGCCATTGACGCGAACCTGTCGGTGAAGGCGATGGCGACGGTGTTCCGGCTGGCCAAGCGCTACGATGTGCCGGTCTGCGTCGATCCCACGTCGCCGACGCTGGCTGCCAAGCTGCTGGCCCATTTACCGCAAATTAACATGATCGCCCCGGACATATACGAGGCGGCGACCCTGCTGCGTGCGGATATCACGCCGCTGCCAGATCGCGACGCGGCGGTCGGTCTGGCGCAGCGCATCATCAACACCGGCGTTAATATCGCCATCGTGACGCTGGCCGAGTACGGTCTGGCCTATGCGGATGGCAGCGGGGCAGGGCACATCCCGGCGCTGCGTACGCCTGTGGTGGACAAGACCGGCGCGGGCGACGCACTCACGGCAGCGGTGATCTTCGGGCTGTTGAATGAGATGCCGCTGGACGAGGCGATGCGGTTGGGGATCGCGGCGGCCTCGCTCACGCTGCGCACGCGCGAGACGGTCGCCGTCGATCTCAGCCTGGACCAGTTGTATGATGCACTGGTCGTGTAG
- a CDS encoding TolB family protein, protein MSESGTNPQVNDLLEKGIKAARAGDNAAARQALEEVVKLDQYNEKGWFWLAAVVDTVEEKRVCLGNVIVINPNNRRAQNLLNRLDEEEIPQAATSQGSGPSRTTVYAAILLGALALVLLVVVLVVLLGGGDDESGAGPTAIAGQPSAQSANLGTEAAVEVTPSITPTRLPPTWTPVPSPTPRAVLTSTPLASIAASAGGTIILQSGQVVGDEENQPIWITSPDGGTQRQISPDNNRGHTPVLGPGSAEYAYIMFATGTREVVLIIDNMSGTNTRWATTLWGGVPILIQQNMPAWSSDGAWITFTAVGPGAIAPDLYRLSTLVTEPSPDALEQLTSDDAAESWPAFSPDTQSIVYAAEYVRGGQDVSELRVYNVADGFIRDLTTNGTDLVESAPDWSPDGQFIVFEGREAGSGQSSIYRTAANGSGEPEKLFDSGASDIRPRYSPNGQYIVFSSNRTGNWDVFIYEFATGTTYQVTSGQQTDIANDWSA, encoded by the coding sequence ATGAGCGAGTCAGGGACAAATCCACAGGTCAATGACCTGCTCGAAAAAGGAATCAAGGCGGCGCGTGCGGGGGACAACGCAGCCGCCCGGCAGGCATTGGAAGAAGTGGTCAAGCTGGACCAGTACAACGAAAAAGGCTGGTTCTGGCTGGCCGCCGTGGTCGATACGGTCGAGGAAAAGCGCGTGTGCCTGGGGAACGTGATCGTCATCAACCCCAACAACCGCCGCGCGCAAAACCTGCTCAACCGTCTGGACGAAGAGGAAATTCCGCAGGCCGCGACCAGCCAGGGCAGCGGACCAAGCCGCACCACAGTTTACGCCGCGATCCTGTTAGGAGCGCTGGCATTGGTGCTGCTGGTCGTGGTCCTGGTCGTGTTGCTGGGCGGCGGGGACGACGAATCAGGCGCAGGACCGACCGCCATCGCGGGTCAGCCCAGCGCACAGAGCGCCAATCTAGGCACGGAGGCCGCCGTCGAGGTGACGCCATCGATCACGCCAACCCGTCTGCCGCCCACCTGGACCCCGGTCCCCTCACCGACGCCGCGTGCCGTGTTGACGTCCACCCCGCTCGCGTCGATTGCGGCCAGCGCTGGAGGAACCATCATTCTGCAATCCGGCCAGGTGGTCGGCGACGAGGAAAACCAGCCGATCTGGATCACCAGCCCGGACGGCGGCACGCAGCGCCAGATCAGCCCCGACAACAACCGGGGCCACACCCCGGTGCTCGGCCCCGGCAGCGCGGAATACGCCTACATCATGTTCGCGACCGGCACACGCGAAGTCGTGCTGATCATCGACAACATGTCCGGCACGAATACACGGTGGGCGACGACGCTGTGGGGCGGCGTGCCGATCCTGATCCAGCAGAACATGCCCGCATGGTCCTCTGACGGGGCGTGGATCACGTTCACCGCCGTCGGACCCGGTGCAATTGCGCCCGATCTGTACCGCCTCTCGACGTTGGTCACCGAGCCGAGCCCCGATGCGTTGGAACAGCTCACCTCCGACGACGCTGCCGAAAGCTGGCCCGCGTTTTCGCCCGACACCCAGTCGATTGTGTACGCCGCCGAGTACGTACGCGGCGGCCAGGACGTATCTGAGCTGCGCGTCTATAACGTGGCGGACGGCTTTATCCGTGACCTGACCACCAACGGCACCGATCTCGTCGAGTCAGCGCCGGACTGGTCGCCGGACGGCCAGTTCATCGTGTTCGAGGGACGCGAAGCGGGCAGCGGCCAGAGCAGCATCTATCGCACGGCAGCGAACGGTTCCGGCGAGCCGGAGAAGCTGTTTGACTCCGGAGCATCCGATATCCGGCCCCGCTATTCGCCCAATGGCCAGTACATCGTGTTCTCGTCTAACCGGACCGGCAACTGGGACGTGTTCATATACGAGTTCGCCACCGGCACGACCTATCAGGTGACGTCCGGCCAGCAAACCGACATCGCCAATGACTGGAGCGCGTGA
- a CDS encoding PD40 domain-containing protein, with translation MAQDPQSLLREAIQAAQHGNPTAARLMLEQVIGIEPENELAWIWLATVAETNAQRKTYLTRVLEINPNNARAQQALAKLQSSASTPRRAAAQPPRPRAETSRRRISPLYVLVFILALLMIAVGVLLLYNTLNEDDEPEPTPSTAAAVATAPSEATSTAAIATPSGTPRPTSQSADRTAEPLPPTWTPTPTWTPSPEAQPTQVPDLDSYTLLVSQYEDDIWHLITMRADTTGIEAVSFNLPNDLTTRANLEWTGIYDADYSPDGQQIVAVVSLRERPAEDSGEDPVEFTELFTAPADGGDLRQLTSLRAEVSDPTWSPDGTQIAFASNAEGDFDIYAVDTEGGEPRVLTGNSGEDRSPTWSPDGAQIVFASDLAGPGALEVWQMPAAGGDPVQLTESGNSSFAPAFSPDGNRIAFISDRGGDNDLYVMNADGTGERILTTNDDADAFDPAWSPDSEWISYSATTDGEGYQLAVIHPDGTGLETLTEETTGYRYTAWSPVQ, from the coding sequence GTGGCCCAAGACCCGCAATCTCTCCTACGCGAAGCGATTCAGGCCGCCCAGCACGGCAATCCAACCGCGGCGCGCCTCATGCTCGAACAGGTGATCGGCATCGAGCCTGAAAACGAGCTGGCATGGATCTGGCTGGCGACCGTCGCGGAGACGAATGCACAGCGCAAGACCTACCTGACACGCGTCCTCGAAATCAACCCGAACAATGCCCGCGCCCAGCAGGCACTCGCCAAACTGCAATCGTCCGCGAGTACGCCCCGGCGAGCCGCCGCACAACCACCGCGTCCACGCGCCGAGACGTCGCGCCGTCGCATTTCGCCGTTGTACGTGCTGGTCTTCATTCTGGCCCTTCTGATGATCGCGGTCGGCGTGCTGCTGCTTTACAACACGCTCAACGAGGACGATGAGCCGGAACCAACGCCATCAACGGCAGCCGCCGTGGCCACTGCCCCGAGCGAGGCAACCAGCACCGCCGCGATTGCCACTCCAAGCGGGACGCCGCGACCCACATCGCAATCAGCCGACCGCACGGCGGAACCGCTGCCGCCCACCTGGACGCCGACGCCTACATGGACGCCCTCCCCCGAAGCGCAGCCGACCCAAGTGCCCGACCTGGACAGTTACACGCTGCTCGTCTCCCAGTACGAGGACGATATATGGCACCTCATCACAATGCGCGCCGACACGACCGGCATCGAGGCGGTGAGCTTCAACCTGCCCAATGACCTGACGACCCGCGCCAACCTCGAATGGACCGGCATTTACGACGCGGACTATTCCCCGGACGGCCAGCAAATCGTGGCGGTCGTGTCGCTGCGTGAGCGACCCGCGGAGGACAGCGGGGAGGACCCGGTCGAATTTACGGAGTTGTTCACCGCTCCGGCGGACGGCGGCGATCTGCGACAGCTCACGTCGCTGCGCGCCGAGGTCAGCGATCCGACGTGGTCGCCGGACGGTACCCAGATCGCCTTCGCGTCCAATGCCGAAGGCGACTTCGACATTTATGCCGTTGACACTGAAGGCGGCGAGCCGCGCGTGCTCACCGGCAACAGCGGCGAGGATCGCAGCCCAACATGGTCGCCGGATGGCGCACAGATCGTCTTCGCATCCGATCTGGCGGGACCGGGTGCGCTTGAGGTCTGGCAGATGCCCGCAGCGGGCGGCGATCCGGTCCAGCTTACCGAGTCGGGCAACAGCAGCTTTGCGCCCGCCTTTTCACCGGATGGGAACAGGATCGCGTTCATCTCCGACCGGGGCGGCGATAACGATCTCTACGTGATGAACGCCGACGGCACCGGCGAGCGCATCCTGACCACGAATGACGACGCCGACGCCTTCGATCCGGCGTGGTCACCCGACAGCGAGTGGATCAGCTACAGCGCGACCACCGACGGCGAAGGTTACCAACTGGCCGTCATTCATCCCGATGGCACGGGACTTGAAACGCTAACGGAAGAGACAACCGGCTATCGCTACACAGCGTGGTCGCCCGTACAATGA